Proteins encoded together in one Prosthecobacter debontii window:
- a CDS encoding DUF58 domain-containing protein, which produces MLTDPAFIRRLDSLYLLARKILGGSLQSDRRSTKKGAGITFADYAQYSLGDDYRSIDWRIYAKFESLLIKLFELEEDATIYLLLDCSPSMSSKQLYAKQLTAALGYIALNTLDRLAVYGLADHLQPLVEPSRGRNQVLPFLKSLELAPTFGSGTDLATCAREFEARHRRKGLVCVISDFLLPGGFEEGLSRLQWHKHDVFCLQTLDDNDLHCEWKGDVTLECVESGQTQRVTISPREAKLYEQAVNEWNANLKSTCAKRGIGHTRATPDQPFEDVITDLLRRGGLVT; this is translated from the coding sequence ATGCTCACCGATCCCGCCTTCATCCGTCGGCTTGATTCGCTCTATCTTCTCGCGAGGAAGATCCTGGGTGGGTCTTTGCAGTCGGACAGGCGCAGCACGAAGAAGGGAGCGGGCATCACCTTTGCCGATTACGCGCAATATTCGTTAGGCGACGATTACCGCAGCATTGATTGGCGCATTTACGCCAAGTTTGAATCCCTCTTGATCAAGCTCTTCGAGCTCGAAGAAGACGCCACCATCTACCTGCTCCTGGATTGCAGCCCCTCCATGAGCAGCAAGCAGCTTTACGCCAAACAACTGACCGCGGCCTTGGGATACATCGCACTCAACACGCTGGACCGGCTCGCCGTGTATGGCCTTGCGGATCATCTTCAACCGCTCGTCGAACCCAGCCGAGGTCGCAATCAAGTCCTGCCTTTCCTGAAGTCTCTCGAACTGGCCCCCACCTTCGGTTCCGGCACCGATCTGGCAACCTGTGCCCGAGAGTTTGAAGCCCGTCATCGGCGCAAGGGACTGGTCTGTGTCATCTCCGACTTTCTCCTCCCCGGTGGCTTCGAGGAAGGTCTGAGCCGACTGCAATGGCACAAGCACGATGTTTTCTGCCTGCAAACCCTCGACGACAACGACCTGCATTGTGAGTGGAAGGGGGACGTGACTCTGGAATGTGTCGAGTCCGGTCAAACCCAACGCGTCACTATTTCTCCGCGAGAAGCCAAGCTGTATGAACAAGCCGTCAACGAGTGGAACGCCAACCTTAAGAGCACCTGTGCTAAACGCGGCATCGGACACACACGGGCCACACCGGATCAACCTTTTGAAGATGTCATCACCGACCTCCTGCGCCGTGGCGGTCTCGTGACTTAA
- a CDS encoding AAA family ATPase — translation MPSPTETPAAVEHFHESFEKLRAEIAKFMVGQKDIIENVLIAVICGGHVLLEGVPGLGKTALVNTLAKALHLKFQRIQFTPDLLPADIVGTQILVEREGRKVFEFQPGPVFCNVLLADEINRATPKTQSALLETMQEKRVTVAGATHPLDSPFFVLATQNPIEQDGTYPLPEAQLDRFFFKLFVPVPSHDDFHEILNRTGGSHVPEIHAVATGEDILQMGKLVREVPLETGIQNYLVKIVRATHPSDVNATDDVKKYVRHGASPRGAQTILAAARVLALLDRRYHVAREDIAKAALPALRHRVLLSFEGEAEGIKTDALIADVIEKVKV, via the coding sequence ATGCCCTCCCCCACTGAAACCCCTGCCGCTGTCGAACACTTTCACGAAAGCTTTGAAAAACTCCGGGCTGAGATTGCCAAGTTCATGGTGGGCCAGAAGGACATCATTGAGAACGTCCTCATCGCCGTCATTTGCGGAGGTCACGTCCTGCTTGAAGGTGTCCCCGGCCTAGGCAAGACAGCGCTTGTCAATACGCTGGCCAAGGCCCTGCACCTGAAGTTCCAGCGGATTCAGTTCACCCCCGATCTTCTCCCCGCAGACATCGTCGGCACCCAGATTCTGGTGGAGCGAGAAGGACGCAAGGTTTTCGAGTTCCAGCCTGGCCCCGTCTTTTGCAACGTCTTGTTAGCCGATGAGATCAACCGTGCCACACCCAAGACGCAATCCGCTCTCCTGGAAACCATGCAGGAGAAACGCGTCACCGTCGCCGGAGCCACCCATCCTCTGGATAGCCCCTTCTTTGTCTTGGCCACTCAAAACCCCATTGAACAAGACGGCACCTATCCCCTTCCCGAAGCGCAGTTGGATCGCTTTTTCTTCAAGCTCTTCGTGCCTGTGCCCAGCCACGACGACTTCCACGAAATCCTCAACCGCACCGGTGGCAGTCATGTCCCTGAGATCCATGCGGTTGCCACAGGCGAGGACATTCTGCAAATGGGCAAACTGGTCCGTGAAGTGCCTTTAGAAACCGGCATCCAAAACTACCTTGTGAAGATCGTCCGCGCCACACATCCTAGCGATGTCAACGCCACCGATGACGTCAAAAAATACGTCCGCCATGGTGCCTCTCCACGTGGAGCTCAGACCATCCTCGCCGCAGCCCGCGTGCTAGCGCTTCTGGATCGTCGTTATCACGTCGCAAGGGAAGACATCGCCAAGGCAGCCCTGCCTGCGCTACGCCACCGCGTTCTGCTCTCCTTCGAGGGTGAAGCTGAAGGCATCAAGACCGATGCGCTCATCGCGGATGTGATCGAAAAGGTGAAGGTCTAG
- a CDS encoding vWA domain-containing protein: MTFLNPALLWTLAAIAPLAAIYFLKVRPRKKPVTAYFLWQKIFTEKRSSALFKRLRDVWSLLLMALAFAAIALALAEPDLEGDERKDLLIIVDHSASMSARDGGGTRLSVAQQKARELISALNGSQRAAVAALADRLTVRAQPTRHRRSLLEAVDGILPSQLPSRAEALRSIQAGEEGLKNTRAILITDGCVDDPTLLKTMEVLRIGGEAPNIGIVRADLRPVPGEGLRLGLFLVLQSTFKEETAVDIALKHEDSDHLVKLIPLKVGPGLNAPVTLTLEDALTGRWSTSIELDDALALDNQVWLQVPPREPLPVGVLADNAFFLQNAVQAFQRSEQQLTLAEDAASARLFLALGRAPESASSLIFQPQGTSALWSEVGEEILTPVPRVQIKDHALLRYLDAETINFTGARQLKAPAGAVILVADETQVPLIYLVRQGDLTHCIVNLDPLAAQFYLSAWFPVLTHNAAAHLSHRETPLAATLPTGTLTSVPGAAPAEEITVLTPTGAELKLTADTPLRLEETGFYTATHRQGQSVIACSLISPSESGAADATLQSTTRPLAQGQSPSYWLLVLGLVALITESALYHRRKVG, encoded by the coding sequence GTGACTTTTCTCAATCCAGCGCTCCTGTGGACCCTAGCGGCGATTGCCCCGCTAGCGGCCATTTATTTCTTGAAGGTTCGCCCGCGAAAGAAACCCGTCACCGCATATTTCCTCTGGCAGAAGATCTTCACCGAGAAACGCTCTTCAGCCCTCTTCAAACGCTTGAGGGACGTGTGGTCGCTGTTGCTAATGGCTTTAGCCTTTGCTGCCATTGCCTTGGCCTTGGCGGAACCGGATCTAGAAGGTGATGAACGCAAGGACTTACTCATCATCGTGGACCACTCAGCCTCCATGTCGGCACGGGACGGTGGGGGCACTCGCTTGAGCGTGGCCCAACAAAAAGCACGGGAACTCATCTCGGCCCTCAATGGCAGTCAGCGTGCGGCCGTCGCCGCCCTGGCGGATCGACTGACCGTTCGCGCCCAGCCCACTCGACATCGGCGTAGCTTGCTAGAGGCCGTGGATGGCATCCTTCCTTCTCAGCTTCCCTCGCGAGCGGAAGCGCTTCGTTCGATCCAAGCCGGAGAAGAGGGGCTGAAAAACACTCGCGCGATTTTGATCACCGACGGTTGTGTGGATGACCCCACGCTTCTCAAAACCATGGAAGTGCTCCGCATCGGTGGGGAGGCACCGAACATCGGCATCGTGCGGGCGGATCTACGGCCTGTGCCCGGAGAGGGCTTACGCCTCGGTCTTTTCCTCGTCTTGCAATCCACCTTCAAGGAAGAAACTGCGGTGGACATTGCCTTGAAGCATGAGGACAGCGATCATCTGGTGAAACTGATCCCGCTGAAGGTGGGACCCGGTCTGAATGCTCCGGTGACCTTGACGCTGGAGGATGCGCTCACCGGACGCTGGAGCACGAGCATCGAACTGGATGATGCACTGGCTTTGGACAATCAGGTCTGGCTCCAGGTCCCACCTCGTGAGCCGCTTCCCGTCGGGGTCCTGGCGGACAATGCATTCTTTCTTCAGAATGCCGTGCAGGCCTTTCAGCGGAGTGAGCAGCAACTCACCTTGGCCGAAGATGCGGCCTCGGCCCGACTCTTTCTCGCCCTGGGTCGTGCGCCGGAGTCAGCCTCCTCCCTCATTTTTCAACCTCAGGGCACCAGCGCTCTCTGGAGTGAAGTCGGCGAGGAGATCCTCACACCGGTGCCCCGGGTGCAGATCAAAGACCATGCCCTCCTGCGCTACCTGGATGCGGAAACGATCAACTTCACCGGGGCTCGTCAGCTCAAAGCGCCCGCAGGAGCAGTCATCCTGGTGGCGGATGAAACCCAAGTGCCCTTGATCTACCTCGTACGTCAGGGTGACCTAACGCATTGTATCGTTAACCTCGATCCCTTAGCGGCTCAGTTTTACCTATCAGCATGGTTTCCCGTGCTCACCCACAATGCCGCCGCGCACCTCAGCCATCGTGAGACACCTCTGGCCGCCACCCTGCCCACGGGCACCCTCACAAGCGTTCCTGGAGCCGCTCCCGCGGAGGAAATCACCGTGCTCACCCCCACCGGAGCCGAACTGAAACTCACTGCTGATACACCTCTGCGTCTGGAAGAAACCGGCTTTTACACCGCCACCCATCGCCAGGGTCAGAGTGTCATCGCGTGCTCGCTCATCTCTCCATCCGAGTCAGGCGCGGCCGATGCCACCCTCCAAAGCACCACCCGCCCTCTCGCCCAGGGTCAATCCCCCAGCTACTGGCTGCTCGTGCTGGGCCTAGTCGCCCTCATCACGGAGTCCGCGCTCTATCATCGGCGGAAAGTTGGCTAA